Proteins encoded together in one Chelonoidis abingdonii isolate Lonesome George chromosome 1, CheloAbing_2.0, whole genome shotgun sequence window:
- the TSC22D1 gene encoding TSC22 domain family protein 1 isoform X6, with translation MDLVKSHLMYAVREEVEVLKEHIKELIEKNSQLEQENTLLKTLASPEQLAQFQAQLQTGSPPSSQTQGTTQQPAQPASQGSGPSA, from the coding sequence GATCTGGTGAAGAGCCATTTGATGTATGCTGTGAGGGAGGAAGTGGAGGTCCTCAAAGAGCATATCAAAGAGCTGATTGAGAAGaactcccagctggagcaggaaaaCACTCTGCTGAAAACACTGGCCAGCCCAGAGCAGCTCGCCCAGTTCCAAGCACAGCTGCAGACTGGTTCTCCACCTTCTTCCCAGACACAAGGGACAACACAACAGCCTGCCCAGCCGGCATCACAGGGCTCAGGACCTTCAGCATAG